From one Simplicispira suum genomic stretch:
- a CDS encoding cob(I)yrinic acid a,c-diamide adenosyltransferase translates to MGKRLTQIATRTGDDGTTGLGDNTRVPKNHLRVQALGDVDELNSHIGLLLCEPVPTEVRELLIDVQHQLFNLGGELSIPGFELLKEAAVLQLDQALATHNAALPRLQEFILPAGTRAAAQAHICRTVARRAERAVVALGSQEAVREAPRHYLNRLSDLMFVLSRVLNRMDGGDDVYWKSERLARSEADDVA, encoded by the coding sequence ATGGGAAAACGACTCACACAAATCGCCACGCGCACAGGGGACGACGGCACCACCGGCCTGGGTGACAACACCCGCGTGCCCAAGAACCACCTGCGCGTGCAGGCCCTGGGCGACGTGGACGAACTCAACTCGCACATTGGCCTGCTGCTGTGCGAGCCAGTGCCGACCGAGGTGCGCGAACTGCTGATCGACGTGCAGCACCAGCTCTTCAATCTGGGCGGAGAGCTGTCAATTCCTGGTTTTGAACTGCTCAAAGAAGCCGCCGTGCTGCAGCTGGACCAGGCGCTCGCCACCCACAATGCCGCGCTGCCGCGCCTGCAGGAATTCATCCTGCCCGCCGGCACCCGCGCCGCTGCACAGGCCCACATCTGCCGCACCGTCGCCCGCCGCGCCGAGCGCGCCGTGGTGGCGCTGGGCAGCCAGGAAGCGGTGCGCGAGGCGCCGCGCCACTACTTGAACCGGCTGTCGGATTTGATGTTCGTGCTCTCGCGGGTTCTCAACCGTATGGACGGTGGGGACGACGTGTACTGGAAGAGCGAACGCCTGGCACGCAGCGAGGCAGACGACGTCGCTTGA
- a CDS encoding solute carrier family 23 protein: protein MSMFNWQEKSAAVLASGGVIGPHERLPWPQTGAMGVQHVIAMFGSTVLAPILMGFDPNLAILMSGIGTLIFFIITGGKVPSYLGSSFAFIGVVIAATAYAGKGPNANIGLALGGIIACGAVYTLVGFIVQAIGTGWIERFMPPVVTGAVVAVIGLNLAGIPIKNMAASNFDSWMQALTFVSVGLVAVFTRGMVQRLLILVGLVLASVIYAVLTNGLGLGKPLDLSGVMNAAWVGMPQFAKPIFDANAMLLIVPVVIILVAENLGHIKAVTAMTGKNIDQYMGRAFIGDGIATMVSGAAGGTGVTTYAENIGVMAATKIYSTAVFFVAALIAVLLGFSPKFGAVIQAIPLPVMGGVSIVVFGLIAVAGAKIWVDNKVDFSQNKNLIVAAITLILGTGDFTLKFGQFALGGIGTATFGAIVLYALLNRGEPSARRNPSTPAHPG, encoded by the coding sequence ATGTCCATGTTCAATTGGCAGGAGAAAAGCGCCGCCGTGCTCGCCAGCGGCGGCGTTATAGGCCCACACGAACGCCTGCCCTGGCCGCAAACCGGCGCCATGGGCGTGCAGCACGTGATTGCCATGTTTGGCTCGACGGTGCTGGCGCCCATCCTGATGGGGTTCGACCCCAACCTGGCCATTCTGATGAGCGGCATCGGCACGCTCATCTTCTTCATCATCACCGGCGGCAAGGTGCCGAGCTACCTGGGTTCGAGCTTCGCCTTCATCGGCGTGGTGATTGCCGCCACCGCCTACGCCGGCAAAGGGCCGAACGCCAACATCGGCCTGGCGCTGGGCGGCATCATTGCCTGCGGGGCGGTGTACACGCTGGTGGGCTTTATCGTCCAAGCCATAGGCACAGGCTGGATCGAGCGCTTCATGCCGCCCGTGGTCACGGGCGCCGTGGTGGCGGTGATCGGCCTGAACCTCGCCGGTATTCCCATCAAGAACATGGCCGCCAGCAATTTCGACAGCTGGATGCAGGCGCTGACCTTTGTCAGCGTGGGCCTGGTGGCGGTGTTCACGCGCGGCATGGTGCAGCGCCTATTGATTTTGGTGGGCCTGGTGCTGGCCAGCGTGATTTACGCTGTGCTCACCAACGGCCTGGGCCTGGGCAAGCCGCTGGACCTGTCGGGCGTGATGAACGCCGCCTGGGTCGGCATGCCGCAGTTCGCCAAGCCCATTTTCGACGCCAACGCCATGCTTCTGATCGTGCCGGTGGTCATCATCCTGGTGGCGGAAAACCTGGGCCACATCAAGGCCGTGACCGCCATGACCGGCAAGAACATTGACCAGTACATGGGCCGCGCCTTTATTGGCGACGGCATTGCCACCATGGTCAGCGGTGCCGCCGGTGGCACCGGCGTGACGACGTATGCCGAGAACATCGGCGTGATGGCGGCCACCAAAATTTATTCCACCGCCGTGTTCTTCGTCGCCGCGCTGATCGCCGTGCTGCTGGGTTTCTCGCCCAAGTTTGGCGCCGTCATCCAGGCCATTCCGCTGCCGGTCATGGGCGGGGTTTCCATCGTCGTCTTCGGCCTGATTGCCGTCGCCGGCGCGAAAATCTGGGTCGACAACAAGGTGGATTTCTCGCAGAACAAGAACCTGATCGTCGCCGCCATCACGCTCATTCTGGGCACGGGTGATTTCACGCTCAAGTTTGGCCAGTTTGCGCTCGGCGGCATCGGCACCGCCACCTTTGGCGCCATCGTGCTGTATGCGCTGCTCAACCGTGGCGAGCCCAGCGCCCGCCGCAACCCTTCCACCCCCGCGCACCCCGGCTGA
- a CDS encoding TRAP transporter large permease: MSPTLIACASLVLMLALIWAGMHVAVVLAVVSFVGVWLIKGDPGIAANLLAQASSDAIASHIFGVVPLFVLTGFLVAMADIGKDAFEVANQLLRRLRGGLGIATVASNAVFAAITGISIASAAVFTRVAVPEMRRYGYNPQFAVGVVAGSSVLGMLIPPSLLMILYGFLSNQSVGDLFTAGIVPGLLLALAYAVGIVVMSFVWPRSVFASGAPLPSNDADLMPLGTLVRKIIPSVLMIVAVLGGLYAGYFTATEAGAVGALLALIIALLRRKLNARTLWSVLTETGHVTVSVSFLIICATIYTRMLAMSGMPQFLVETMAQAGLGATAFLMLYVLIVIALGMVVDSSSILLIVLPLMLPLAEGFGMNLIWFGVVTVVAVEIGLLTPPFGLSVYVIKSTLQDESVSLGDIFRGTAPFTLMMLTVLLLLIFFPAISLVLLK, encoded by the coding sequence ATGAGCCCGACACTGATTGCCTGCGCCTCGCTGGTGCTGATGCTGGCGCTGATCTGGGCCGGCATGCACGTGGCCGTGGTGCTGGCCGTGGTGTCCTTTGTCGGCGTCTGGCTCATCAAGGGCGACCCCGGCATTGCGGCCAACCTGCTGGCACAGGCCAGCAGCGACGCCATTGCCAGTCACATCTTTGGTGTGGTGCCGCTGTTTGTGCTTACCGGTTTTCTGGTGGCCATGGCCGACATCGGCAAGGACGCGTTCGAGGTGGCCAACCAGTTGCTGCGCCGCCTGCGCGGGGGCCTGGGCATCGCCACCGTAGCGTCCAACGCCGTGTTCGCCGCCATCACCGGCATATCGATCGCCTCGGCTGCGGTGTTCACCCGCGTGGCGGTGCCCGAGATGCGTCGCTATGGCTACAACCCCCAATTTGCCGTGGGCGTGGTCGCGGGCTCTTCGGTGCTGGGCATGTTGATTCCGCCCAGCCTGCTGATGATTCTGTATGGGTTCTTGTCCAACCAGTCGGTGGGCGACTTGTTCACTGCCGGCATCGTGCCGGGCCTGCTGCTGGCGCTGGCCTACGCCGTGGGCATCGTGGTCATGTCCTTTGTCTGGCCGCGCTCGGTGTTTGCAAGCGGCGCGCCGCTGCCAAGCAACGATGCCGATCTGATGCCGCTCGGCACCCTGGTGCGCAAGATCATCCCCAGCGTGCTGATGATCGTGGCCGTGCTCGGCGGCCTGTACGCCGGCTACTTCACCGCCACGGAGGCCGGCGCCGTGGGTGCGCTGCTCGCGCTCATCATCGCGCTGCTGCGGCGCAAGCTCAACGCGCGCACGCTTTGGAGCGTGCTGACCGAGACCGGCCATGTCACGGTGTCGGTCAGCTTTTTGATCATCTGCGCCACCATTTACACGCGCATGCTGGCGATGTCGGGCATGCCGCAGTTTCTGGTGGAAACCATGGCGCAGGCGGGGCTGGGTGCGACGGCGTTTCTGATGCTCTATGTGCTCATCGTGATTGCGCTGGGCATGGTGGTGGATTCCTCGTCCATCCTGCTCATCGTGCTGCCGCTGATGCTGCCGCTGGCCGAGGGCTTTGGCATGAACCTGATCTGGTTCGGCGTGGTCACCGTGGTGGCAGTGGAGATCGGCCTGCTGACGCCGCCGTTCGGCCTGTCGGTCTACGTCATCAAAAGCACGCTGCAGGACGAAAGCGTGTCGCTCGGCGACATCTTTCGCGGCACCGCGCCGTTCACGCTGATGATGCTGACTGTCTTGCTGCTGCTCATCTTCTTTCCTGCCATCAGCCTGGTGCTGCTGAAATAG
- a CDS encoding SMP-30/gluconolactonase/LRE family protein — MPNPIDGFTVDRAAIAYVGHDLQRPECILAEPDGTLWSADARGGVMRIAPDGTQRFIGQQADARFGAATARDAQAVEQKFTTGTLPNGLAFAANGDILISNFGTDVLEVMTREGHTRLLADTIDGQPIGKVNFVLRDAKGRIWITVSTRMNPWTQAAGTRVRDGYVAVLDDTGLYVVADGFHFTNEIRLDAAGEWLYIVETTGPHITRMRVDGSGPRVRLTDREIFGPSHLGGFPDGIAFDAHGNLWCTLVMVDQLIALTPQGDKRILLDDGNPEASRRLLESMAAGYVSPEAMLAARGSIAPWMASITFGGPDLRTVYLGSLMGTRIPFFRSPVAGLPLAHWN; from the coding sequence ATGCCCAATCCAATCGACGGCTTCACCGTGGACCGCGCCGCCATCGCTTATGTCGGCCACGACCTGCAGCGCCCCGAGTGCATCCTGGCCGAGCCCGACGGCACGCTGTGGTCCGCCGATGCGCGCGGCGGCGTGATGCGCATCGCGCCGGACGGCACGCAGCGTTTTATCGGCCAGCAGGCCGACGCGCGATTTGGCGCAGCAACCGCCCGAGATGCGCAGGCGGTGGAACAAAAGTTCACCACTGGCACCCTGCCCAACGGCCTGGCCTTTGCTGCCAATGGCGACATCCTGATTTCCAACTTCGGTACCGACGTGCTCGAGGTGATGACGCGCGAAGGCCACACGCGGCTGCTCGCCGACACCATTGACGGCCAGCCGATTGGCAAAGTGAATTTCGTGCTGCGCGATGCCAAGGGCCGCATCTGGATCACCGTCTCCACCCGCATGAATCCGTGGACCCAAGCGGCCGGCACGCGCGTGCGCGATGGTTACGTGGCGGTGCTCGACGACACCGGACTCTACGTGGTGGCCGATGGTTTTCACTTCACCAACGAAATCCGGCTGGACGCGGCGGGCGAGTGGCTCTACATCGTGGAAACCACCGGCCCGCACATCACCCGCATGCGAGTGGACGGCAGCGGTCCACGCGTGCGCCTGACCGACCGCGAAATTTTTGGGCCCAGCCACCTGGGTGGTTTCCCCGACGGCATTGCTTTCGACGCGCACGGCAACCTGTGGTGCACGCTGGTGATGGTGGACCAATTGATTGCACTCACGCCCCAGGGCGACAAGCGCATCTTGCTCGACGACGGCAACCCCGAGGCCTCGCGGCGCCTGCTGGAGAGCATGGCCGCAGGGTACGTCAGCCCCGAGGCCATGCTGGCCGCGCGCGGCAGCATCGCGCCCTGGATGGCGAGCATCACCTTTGGCGGGCCAGACCTGCGCACCGTCTACCTCGGCAGCCTGATGGGCACGCGCATTCCGTTTTTTCGCTCGCCGGTGGCTGGCCTGCCCCTCGCGCACTGGAATTGA
- a CDS encoding EF-hand domain-containing protein, whose protein sequence is MRTSARTHNYFDTRSVLLFAALSLGASAALNARAAEANPSPPAATNPANKAPAMANKNTSPPMTTSPAFGPAAKAGSTVAASNPSVHPEIDATMPTSARTAFDRADTNKDGQLSAKEAQKLPAMSARFQQLDTNHDGMLSRDEFDAGARP, encoded by the coding sequence ATGCGCACCAGCGCCCGCACCCACAACTATTTTGATACCCGCAGCGTGCTGCTGTTTGCTGCGCTCAGTCTGGGCGCAAGCGCCGCCTTGAACGCACGCGCAGCCGAAGCCAACCCGAGCCCACCCGCTGCCACCAACCCCGCCAACAAGGCGCCGGCCATGGCCAACAAGAACACGTCGCCGCCCATGACCACGTCGCCCGCTTTTGGCCCCGCCGCCAAGGCCGGCTCCACGGTAGCGGCCAGCAACCCCAGTGTGCACCCGGAGATCGACGCCACCATGCCCACATCGGCACGCACTGCGTTTGACCGGGCCGACACCAACAAGGATGGACAGCTGAGCGCCAAGGAAGCGCAGAAGCTGCCCGCCATGAGCGCGCGTTTCCAGCAGCTCGACACCAACCACGACGGCATGCTCTCGCGCGACGAGTTCGACGCCGGCGCCCGCCCCTGA
- a CDS encoding cyclase family protein — MARTFIDLSIYLENDVISDPPAFAPKIQYFSHENTFEQISPFFPGLKKEDLPDGEGWAVELVNLSTHNGTHLDAPYHFHSTMDKALGEKKPAITIDQVPLEWCFQPGVKLDFRHFADGYVVTAQDVEAELARIGHTLSPLEIVVVNTRAGSRYGHGDFVSAGCGMGYEATMYLLERGVRLTGTDAWSWDAPFVHTAQKYGQTHDASLIWEGHKAGRDIGYCHMEKMHKLEALPATGFTISCFPHKIRGASAGWTRAVAIFDDALLPEKPAKV; from the coding sequence ATGGCACGTACCTTCATTGACCTCTCGATTTACCTGGAAAACGACGTCATTTCCGACCCACCGGCGTTCGCGCCAAAGATTCAGTATTTCTCGCACGAGAACACCTTCGAGCAGATTTCTCCGTTTTTCCCTGGCCTCAAAAAGGAAGACCTGCCCGACGGCGAAGGCTGGGCAGTGGAGCTGGTGAATCTGTCAACCCACAACGGCACGCACCTGGACGCGCCCTACCACTTCCACTCCACCATGGACAAGGCGCTGGGTGAGAAAAAGCCCGCCATCACCATCGACCAGGTGCCGCTCGAATGGTGCTTTCAGCCCGGCGTGAAGCTCGACTTCCGCCACTTTGCCGACGGCTACGTAGTCACCGCGCAAGACGTGGAAGCCGAGCTGGCGCGCATCGGCCACACACTCAGCCCGCTCGAAATCGTGGTCGTCAATACCCGTGCCGGTTCGCGCTACGGCCACGGCGATTTCGTCAGCGCCGGCTGCGGCATGGGCTACGAGGCCACCATGTATCTGCTGGAGCGCGGTGTGCGCCTGACCGGCACCGACGCCTGGAGCTGGGACGCGCCCTTTGTGCACACCGCGCAGAAGTACGGCCAGACGCACGACGCCAGCTTGATCTGGGAAGGCCACAAGGCCGGCCGCGACATCGGCTACTGCCATATGGAAAAGATGCACAAGCTCGAAGCCCTGCCGGCGACGGGCTTCACCATCAGCTGCTTTCCCCACAAGATTCGCGGCGCCTCGGCCGGCTGGACCCGCGCCGTCGCCATCTTCGACGACGCCCTATTGCCTGAGAAACCCGCCAAAGTTTGA
- a CDS encoding TRAP transporter small permease subunit, translating into MEPTNTTALAQEPDAVPKDAYGQPLPAGFQRVVQALNALGTLWIVALMVLINTDVLGRNLFHAPVRGVTELVSLSIVGIVFLQLADTLHSGRITRADVLLQGLQKKRPVLAALLHAFFHLVGALLMGTILWAAWPTLWESIRMREYVGAIGDFTAPVWPVRVVMLVGLCATLITFVLLALADVRRAARVRQMRATGHGA; encoded by the coding sequence ATGGAGCCCACCAACACCACAGCGCTCGCGCAAGAACCGGACGCCGTACCCAAGGACGCCTACGGCCAGCCGCTGCCGGCGGGCTTTCAGCGCGTGGTCCAGGCGCTCAACGCGCTGGGCACGCTGTGGATTGTGGCGCTCATGGTTCTCATCAACACCGACGTGCTGGGACGCAACCTGTTCCATGCGCCGGTGCGCGGCGTCACGGAACTGGTGTCGCTGTCCATCGTCGGCATCGTGTTCCTGCAGTTGGCGGACACCTTGCACAGCGGCCGCATCACGCGTGCCGACGTGCTGCTGCAAGGTCTGCAGAAGAAGCGCCCGGTGCTGGCGGCGCTGCTGCACGCGTTCTTTCACCTGGTAGGCGCGCTGCTGATGGGCACCATTCTGTGGGCTGCCTGGCCAACGCTGTGGGAGTCGATCCGCATGCGCGAATACGTGGGCGCCATCGGCGACTTCACCGCGCCCGTGTGGCCGGTTCGCGTAGTGATGCTGGTGGGTCTCTGTGCCACGCTCATTACCTTTGTGTTGCTGGCGCTGGCCGATGTGCGCCGCGCTGCGCGTGTGCGCCAGATGCGCGCTACGGGGCACGGCGCATGA
- a CDS encoding hotdog fold thioesterase, which yields MPIWKKPITLEACKQTSENTAVTHLGIEFIEVGDDYLVGRVPVDERTRQPFGLLHGGVSVVLAETLGSIGAFYASPEGHRGVGLDINANHLRAATSGWVTGTARPVHIGRTTQVWAIEMVNEAGELTCVSRITMAMLAPR from the coding sequence ATGCCTATCTGGAAAAAGCCCATCACGCTCGAAGCCTGCAAGCAAACGAGTGAGAACACCGCCGTGACCCATTTGGGTATCGAGTTCATCGAAGTCGGCGACGACTACCTGGTGGGGCGCGTGCCCGTGGACGAGCGCACGCGCCAGCCGTTTGGCCTGCTGCACGGCGGCGTCAGCGTGGTGCTGGCCGAAACATTGGGGTCGATTGGCGCCTTCTACGCCAGCCCCGAAGGCCACCGCGGCGTCGGCCTGGACATCAACGCCAACCACCTGCGCGCCGCCACCAGTGGCTGGGTCACCGGCACGGCGCGCCCGGTGCACATCGGCCGCACCACGCAGGTGTGGGCGATTGAAATGGTGAACGAGGCGGGTGAGCTGACCTGCGTGTCGCGGATCACGATGGCGATGCTGGCGCCGCGTTGA
- the fahA gene encoding fumarylacetoacetase: protein MSPIDHTHDATARSWVTSANAPDGDFPIQNLPFAVFRHHGGDEAFRGGVAIGDQVIDLARVAELGCLEGLAHEAALAGARPYLNDLMAMGPQAARALRHGLFALLKEGADGPAVDVLRGCLTPQVAVQYTVPVQVHNYTDFYTSIHHARSVGRLIRPDQPLSPNFQWLPIAYHGRASSVVVSGTDFHRPMGQALPQGASAPVYGACARLDFELEMAIYVGQGNALGEQVPLAEAEEHLFGMGLLNDWSARDHQFWEMAPLGPFLGKNFCTSVSPWVVTMDALAPYRVAAVHRPAGDPQPLAYLADAANQRAGGIDVRLTVGLETALHRARGLPPAEITRTSFRHQYWTVAQMLTQHTVGGCNLQSGDLLGTGTISGPAPEEAGAIVELSVGGSQPLTLAGTGEQRAFLEDGDAVVLRGWCEAPGAARIGFGECRGMVLPAKS, encoded by the coding sequence ATGAGCCCCATCGACCACACCCATGACGCGACCGCCCGCAGTTGGGTGACCTCGGCCAACGCACCGGACGGCGACTTCCCGATCCAGAACCTGCCCTTTGCCGTGTTCCGCCACCACGGCGGCGACGAAGCGTTTCGGGGCGGCGTGGCGATTGGCGACCAGGTCATCGACCTGGCGCGGGTGGCCGAGCTCGGCTGCCTGGAAGGCCTCGCCCACGAGGCTGCGCTTGCGGGTGCGCGCCCGTACTTGAACGATCTGATGGCCATGGGCCCGCAGGCCGCACGCGCGCTGCGCCACGGCCTGTTTGCGCTGTTGAAAGAGGGCGCCGATGGCCCGGCGGTGGACGTCCTGCGCGGCTGCCTCACGCCGCAGGTGGCGGTGCAATACACCGTGCCGGTGCAGGTGCACAACTACACCGATTTCTACACCTCCATCCACCACGCGCGGAGCGTCGGCCGCCTGATTCGGCCCGACCAACCGCTGTCGCCCAACTTCCAGTGGCTGCCGATTGCGTACCACGGCCGCGCGTCCAGCGTGGTGGTCAGCGGCACCGACTTCCACCGCCCCATGGGCCAGGCCTTGCCGCAGGGCGCATCTGCCCCGGTATACGGCGCCTGCGCGCGGCTCGATTTCGAGCTGGAAATGGCCATCTACGTGGGCCAAGGCAACGCCCTTGGCGAGCAAGTGCCACTGGCAGAAGCCGAGGAACATCTCTTTGGCATGGGCCTGCTCAACGACTGGTCGGCGCGCGACCACCAGTTCTGGGAGATGGCGCCGCTGGGCCCTTTCCTGGGCAAGAACTTTTGCACCAGCGTCTCGCCCTGGGTGGTGACCATGGACGCGCTGGCGCCTTATCGGGTGGCCGCCGTGCACCGCCCGGCGGGCGACCCGCAGCCCTTGGCCTATCTGGCCGATGCGGCCAACCAGCGCGCCGGCGGCATCGACGTGCGCCTGACCGTGGGGCTGGAGACCGCCCTACACCGCGCGCGCGGTCTGCCCCCGGCCGAAATCACCCGCACCAGCTTTCGCCACCAGTACTGGACGGTGGCGCAGATGCTCACCCAGCACACGGTCGGCGGCTGCAACCTGCAAAGCGGCGACCTGCTCGGCACCGGCACCATCTCCGGCCCGGCGCCCGAGGAAGCCGGCGCCATCGTGGAACTGAGCGTGGGCGGCAGCCAGCCGCTGACGCTGGCCGGCACTGGCGAGCAGCGCGCGTTTCTGGAAGACGGCGACGCCGTGGTGCTGCGCGGCTGGTGCGAGGCGCCAGGTGCTGCGCGCATCGGCTTTGGTGAATGCCGGGGCATGGTGCTGCCCGCCAAAAGCTGA